The following coding sequences are from one Capsicum annuum cultivar UCD-10X-F1 chromosome 3, UCD10Xv1.1, whole genome shotgun sequence window:
- the LOC124897271 gene encoding uncharacterized protein LOC124897271, which yields MNTIRTQTMLPPIQLVSVMGLPAGKMPVYSTPQIPQNPNPNSWMERCLQEQSIALQVQTGHGEMMLLLQDPTVLAIFAADVMRRAMETYNQHLWISTVLQPPMHYQLLTLPFFNVPIWETLTVGPMQQPYQMGGSIHVDTAINAQLQGYRPTLPPLASKREHFIKKGSSPQLGDPEATA from the exons ATGAACACTATCCGTACTCAAACGATGCTACCTCCCATTCAACTAGTATCGGTAATGGGCCTACCTGCTGGAAAGATGCCAGTTTACTCCACTCCACAAATCCCACAGAACCCCAACCCCAACTCTTGGATGGAAAGGTGCCTTCAAGAGCAGTCCATTGCACTCCAGGTTCAAACGGGTCACGGGGAGATGATGCTTCTCCTTCAAGACCCGACAGTCCTAGCCATCTTCGCGGCGGATGTGATGAGGAGAGCAATGGAAACATACAATCAGCATCTATGGATATCAACGGTTCTCCAACCACCAATGCACTACCAGCTTCTAACATTACCCTTCTTCAATGTCCCAATCTGGGAGACGCTGACTGTGGGGCCAATGCAACAGCCATACCAGATGGGAGGGTCCATCCATGTCGAtaccgccattaatgcccaactTCAAGGATATCGACCCACTCTACCACCATTGGCAAGTAAGCGGGAACATTTCATCAAAAAG GGATCTTCTCCTCAACTTGGGGACCCCGAGGCTACTGCATGA